The DNA window CAGCAGCGTCCAGCCATCAATCCCCGTGGGCGACCCGACCAGAAATCCGGCAAAGGCCGACATGGTGACGACGGACGAGATTTCCGGTTTGGCGAGCTCCAGGTAGTCTCGCAGCACCCCCCCTACCGATCGCTTCCCCGTCACGGTCACATCCTCAGATGCAGACACGGCCGTCACGGACGAAGACGACCGATTTGAGGAATCAGCCATGGGTCAAGCAATCGTGGAGCAAACAATGAGAAAAACGAGGGAAGCGTTACGACTCCGTACCGGCCAGTGCCGGCTCGTGAGATGTTGAATTCACAGACGGGGCTGACGATCCCTCCTCCGAAGGCCGGGCCACCAAAAGGGTCGTAACAATCGACGTTCCAAACAGCAAGGCGCCCACCACGAGATGCCCGACGGTGAGCAGGACCGAGAAGAGGCTGAGTCCACTCTGCGGCTCCGCATACAACATCACGAGCAGCGCGGCCAAGCCAAGGATAAACTGCAGTCCCATTGCCCCCAGCAGCGACCAGGCGGCTCGCCGCACCGTCGGAATGTCGTCGAAGTTCTTTTCGGCCGCGACGAAAACCGACAATACCAATCCCACCACCACAAACGCCCCGGTCACGTGGAAGGCCGTAAATCCGGGCGATACCCCCCCGCCGCTATGTCGCAGCAGGGCCCCGAGTACAATTTGCAGGTAAATCCCCCCCGTGGCGGCGTAGGCCATCCTGCGCAGCCACCGCCCCTTCGTCCCCGCCGGCAAAACGCCACGGCTCTTCCGCCACGTCTCAGTGGTAAACAGCGTCATCGCCACGAGGAGAGCAAAGAAGAGCTGCGCGACGCAGGCGTGAACGGCGGCCAGGTCGATCGACACCCAAAGGACCCGAAGCCCCCCGAGAATGCCCTGCGCAACCACGAGCACCACGGCGGCAACGCCCAGCTTGCGCATCCAGGCCCGAGGATCGGACCACCACGTCCATCCGGCCAGAACCACCGTCATCATCCCCACAAGGCTCGCAATGAGACGATGGCCGTGCTCCGCAAGATAGGCCGGCACCGCCCACCACTCGTCCACTGGGTTTAGGAGGTTATAGGACCCGAGCGACGTGGGCCAATCCGGAAATGCCATGCCGGCCCCAATGCTGGTGACGACGCCTCCCCAACTAATCAAAA is part of the Salinibacter sp. 10B genome and encodes:
- a CDS encoding COX15/CtaA family protein produces the protein MSTATSSSSDLHWAWRRRFSWLTVFTTVLLISWGGVVTSIGAGMAFPDWPTSLGSYNLLNPVDEWWAVPAYLAEHGHRLIASLVGMMTVVLAGWTWWSDPRAWMRKLGVAAVVLVVAQGILGGLRVLWVSIDLAAVHACVAQLFFALLVAMTLFTTETWRKSRGVLPAGTKGRWLRRMAYAATGGIYLQIVLGALLRHSGGGVSPGFTAFHVTGAFVVVGLVLSVFVAAEKNFDDIPTVRRAAWSLLGAMGLQFILGLAALLVMLYAEPQSGLSLFSVLLTVGHLVVGALLFGTSIVTTLLVARPSEEGSSAPSVNSTSHEPALAGTES